In the genome of Saccharomonospora viridis DSM 43017, one region contains:
- a CDS encoding threonine/serine ThrE exporter family protein produces MKLKPRARAAPPKRRHAWQILEAPADEQASEKRAQRPPRERRIRQRAWHILEPPTGELPAVEPLQETAIGPELPDEATVHLVLDLVTRIGEVQMASGAGASDVTATILALTRALGLPHCEVDVIFTSITVSCLRGSELPPVTTLRVVRSRSLDYTRLSETERLVQQLLRNRISATDAYTELHRITDARHPYPRWVSTLAWGGMAAFITLLLGGTGWVPFISFVISAVVDRLGRLLNKYALPFFFQQVAGGFVATTAAITVVNLDIFDLERPTLVVSAALTVLLSGLSTVSAVQDAITGYYVTAAGRMLEVVFMSAGLITGVGAAISMATQFGVTRAPDPTVPTPGVSELHIMTLAGIGAAACFALASYSKVRPLLVAAAAGAVGAAAYGALNILGYNPIIGAFVATTLVGLGGGVVARRLKVTPLVVAVSGITPLLPGFATYRGMAELIEDGSITTLMSAAAIGLALAAGVVFGEFLAQPVRTGLGRLERKLSGPRMAGPLNTGRRIE; encoded by the coding sequence ATGAAACTGAAGCCGCGCGCTCGTGCGGCACCGCCCAAGCGCCGTCACGCGTGGCAGATCCTGGAAGCACCAGCCGACGAACAAGCATCGGAAAAGCGCGCACAGCGGCCACCGCGGGAACGCCGCATCCGCCAGCGCGCCTGGCACATCCTGGAACCACCGACGGGCGAGCTCCCCGCGGTGGAGCCGCTCCAGGAAACGGCCATCGGGCCCGAACTACCCGACGAAGCGACTGTTCATTTGGTCCTGGACCTCGTCACGCGCATCGGTGAGGTCCAGATGGCCAGCGGCGCCGGCGCATCCGACGTGACCGCGACAATCTTGGCCCTGACCCGTGCACTCGGTCTACCACACTGTGAGGTGGACGTCATCTTTACGTCCATCACCGTGAGTTGTCTACGGGGAAGCGAACTGCCGCCGGTGACCACACTGCGGGTCGTCCGCTCCCGCAGTCTCGACTACACGCGGCTATCCGAGACGGAACGCCTCGTGCAGCAGCTGCTCCGCAACCGGATCAGCGCCACCGACGCCTACACCGAACTACACCGGATCACCGACGCGAGGCATCCCTATCCGCGCTGGGTCTCGACCCTGGCCTGGGGCGGCATGGCCGCCTTCATCACCCTGCTGCTCGGCGGCACGGGCTGGGTGCCGTTCATCTCGTTCGTGATCAGCGCGGTCGTGGACCGGTTGGGGAGGTTGCTGAACAAGTACGCGCTGCCGTTCTTCTTCCAGCAGGTCGCGGGCGGCTTCGTCGCCACGACGGCGGCCATCACCGTCGTGAACCTCGACATCTTCGACCTGGAGAGGCCGACACTCGTCGTCTCCGCGGCCTTGACGGTGTTGCTGTCGGGGTTGTCCACCGTCTCTGCGGTGCAGGACGCCATCACCGGCTACTACGTGACAGCGGCGGGCAGAATGCTCGAGGTCGTGTTCATGAGTGCGGGGCTGATCACCGGTGTCGGTGCCGCCATCAGCATGGCCACCCAGTTCGGTGTCACGCGGGCCCCGGATCCGACGGTGCCGACCCCCGGGGTGAGCGAGCTGCACATCATGACACTCGCGGGGATCGGGGCGGCTGCCTGCTTCGCGCTGGCCTCGTATTCGAAGGTCCGGCCGCTGCTGGTCGCCGCGGCGGCGGGCGCGGTGGGTGCCGCCGCGTACGGGGCGCTCAACATCCTCGGCTACAACCCGATCATCGGTGCTTTCGTCGCCACCACGCTGGTCGGTCTGGGTGGAGGCGTGGTGGCCCGCCGCCTGAAGGTGACTCCTTTGGTCGTCGCCGTCTCGGGTATCACGCCGTTGCTGCCTGGATTCGCCACCTATCGGGGCATGGCCGAACTGATCGAGGACGGCAGTATCACCACGTTGATGTCGGCCGCCGCGATCGGGCTGGCCCTCGCCGCGGGTGTGGTGTTCGGTGAGTTCCTCGCCCAGCCGGTGAGGACGGGTCTGGGCCGGCTCGAACGCAAGTTGTCCGGGCCTCGGATGGCCGGGCCGCTGAACACTGGCCGCCGCATCGAATAG
- a CDS encoding alpha,alpha-trehalose-phosphate synthase (UDP-forming) has protein sequence MPSSEHAPSPRSNAKAEFVVVANRLPVDLERSEDGTQRWTQSPGGLVSALEPFLRSRKGAWVGWPGVPDVEVEEFSDDGLILHPVSLTSDDVREYYEGFSNATLWPLYHDVVARPVFDRGWWDSYVRVNRRFAEASAAVAREGATVWVQDYQLQLVPTMLRELRPDLRIGFFLHIPFPPVELFMQLPWRAEIVRGLIGADLVGFHRPGGAQNFLWLARQLIGLEPSRGSVGVRSRPGMVQVGDRTVRVGAFPISIDAAGLDALARSKPVQERAAQVRRELGDPKTILLGVDRLDYTKGIDLRLQAFHELLQEGRVQPEDVTFIQLATPSRERVEHYQEMRSEIEQMVGRINGEFGRVGHPAVHYLHQSVDRSELAAFFSAADVMVVTPLRDGMNLVCKEYVACRHDLGGALVLSEFAGAAAELSSAFLVNPHDLDGVKNALEQAITLDPAEGRRRMRALRRQVLTHDVDRWARSFLEALGTEVSA, from the coding sequence ATGCCTTCCTCGGAGCACGCGCCCTCGCCCCGGTCGAACGCGAAAGCCGAGTTCGTGGTCGTTGCCAACCGTTTGCCGGTCGACCTCGAGCGGTCGGAGGACGGAACCCAGCGCTGGACGCAGAGCCCCGGTGGGCTCGTGTCCGCGCTGGAGCCGTTCCTGCGGTCCCGTAAGGGAGCCTGGGTCGGCTGGCCGGGTGTGCCCGACGTCGAGGTCGAGGAGTTCAGCGACGACGGACTCATCCTGCATCCCGTGTCGCTGACCTCCGACGACGTACGCGAGTACTACGAAGGTTTCTCCAACGCCACGTTGTGGCCGCTGTACCACGACGTGGTGGCACGACCGGTGTTCGACCGGGGTTGGTGGGACAGCTACGTGCGGGTCAACCGACGGTTCGCCGAGGCCAGCGCCGCCGTGGCCCGCGAAGGCGCCACCGTGTGGGTACAGGACTACCAGCTTCAGCTGGTGCCGACGATGTTGCGAGAGCTGCGTCCCGACCTGCGCATCGGCTTCTTCCTGCACATCCCGTTCCCGCCCGTGGAGCTGTTCATGCAGTTGCCGTGGCGTGCGGAGATCGTGCGGGGGCTCATCGGGGCCGACCTGGTGGGGTTCCACCGCCCCGGTGGCGCACAGAACTTCCTGTGGCTGGCCCGGCAGTTGATCGGCCTCGAACCCAGCCGCGGTTCGGTGGGGGTGCGGTCCAGGCCCGGCATGGTGCAGGTCGGCGACCGCACCGTGCGGGTGGGCGCGTTCCCCATCTCCATCGACGCCGCCGGCCTGGATGCGCTGGCTCGCAGCAAGCCCGTGCAGGAACGCGCCGCCCAGGTGCGGCGTGAACTGGGCGACCCCAAGACGATCCTGCTCGGTGTCGACCGCCTCGACTACACCAAGGGCATCGACCTACGCCTGCAGGCGTTCCACGAACTGTTGCAGGAAGGACGGGTCCAGCCCGAGGACGTCACGTTCATCCAACTCGCGACCCCCAGCCGCGAACGCGTCGAGCACTACCAGGAGATGCGTAGCGAGATCGAGCAGATGGTGGGTCGCATCAACGGTGAGTTCGGCCGGGTCGGCCATCCCGCCGTGCATTACCTGCATCAATCGGTGGACCGCTCGGAACTCGCCGCTTTCTTCTCCGCCGCCGATGTCATGGTGGTGACCCCCTTGCGGGACGGGATGAACCTCGTGTGCAAGGAATACGTGGCGTGCCGACACGATCTCGGCGGTGCCCTCGTGCTGTCCGAGTTCGCGGGAGCCGCGGCCGAGCTGAGCAGCGCTTTCCTCGTCAACCCCCATGACCTGGACGGGGTGAAGAACGCACTCGAACAGGCTATTACGCTCGACCCTGCGGAAGGCCGGCGTAGGATGCGCGCCCTGCGTCGTCAAGTCCTGACGCACGATGTCGATAGGTGGGCGCGCTCGTTCCTCGAGGCCCTCGGGACCGAAGTGTCCGCCTGA